From Coffea arabica cultivar ET-39 chromosome 10e, Coffea Arabica ET-39 HiFi, whole genome shotgun sequence, one genomic window encodes:
- the LOC113712599 gene encoding uncharacterized protein codes for MSIRQRPDETLRNFMTRFNAESLQVRDKDEKMVMAAFTNGLRVEEIFYDLAKKPPANLEELLRRAHETANAEEAGRLKKESDQELGDRKGRTNPQRILAVIEAEGLGDRPPKMGTLRNKRNQDRYCAFHRDVGHDTEGCWALRKEIEDLIQRGFLGRFVRRPGQELGRNHYGDRYEGRRRDRPERRDAPRNPSPDLEDQNLAGVINTIAGGPTGGDSHTARKNRRPPPEGDDSLKRLRMDEETTFGPRDAVPLASGNHEVIVIDIVTNNYWVKNVYVDQGSAVDIMFYRVFKELGLRDDQLTPV; via the exons ATGTCCATCAGACAAAGGCCCGACGAGACGCTGAGGAACTTCATGACCCGCTTTAATGCGGAGAGCTTGCAGGTCAGGGACAAGGATGAAAAAATGGTGATGGCCGCCTTCACAAATGGGCTCAGGGTAGAGGAGATCTTCTACGACCTGGCCAAGAAGCCTCCCGCGAACCTGGAGGAGCTCTTACGCAGGGCGCACGAGACCGCTAATGCGGAGGAGGCAGGTCGCCTGAAGAAGGAATCCGATCAGGAGCTCGGAGATCGGAAAGGTCGGACTAACCCCCAGAGG ATCTTGGCTGTTATAGAGGCGGAAGGGCTGGGAGATCGGCCGCCCAAGATGGGGACACTCCGGAATAAAAGGAACCAAGATCGGTACTGCGCCTTCCACCGTGACGTCGGACACGACACGGAGGGATGCTGGGCCCTGCGTAAGGAGATAGAAGACCTGATCCAGCGCGGCTTTTTAGGGCGGTTCGTACGCCGACCAGGTCAGGAGCTCGGGCGCAACCACTACGGAGATAGGTACGAGGGACGGCGTCGAGACCGCCCCGAGCGGCGCGACGCTCCTCGGAACCCCTCCCCCGACCTGGAAGACCAGAACCTAGCGGGGGTCATAAACACCATCGCCGGAGGCCCCACGGGGGGAGATAGTCACACAGCTCGGAAGAACAGGCGACCACCCCCCGAGGGAGACGACTCGTTGAAACGCCTGCGCATGGACGAGGAGACCACCTTCGGACCGAGAGATGCGGTTCCCCTAGCGTCCGGGAATCACGAGGTTATAGTGATAGACATTGTCACCAACAACTATTGGGTGAAAAATGTGTATGTCGACCAAGGTAGCGCGGTTGACATTATGTTCTACCGGGTGTTCAAAGAGCTCGGGCTGAGGGACGACCAGCTGACCCCGGTTTGA
- the LOC113712600 gene encoding probable carbohydrate esterase At4g34215 produces the protein MFAFLWLMLLAYARLVSPVNSNNVYSPPPSQVQSIFLLAGQSNMSGRGGVINRTWDGVIPFQSQSKTPSIRRLSAVQTWVQAQDPLHKDIDVNNTCGVGPGMAFANSVMSKDSSIGVIGLVPCAIGGTKISEWGRGRELYNRLIRRAEGALQGGGIIRALLWYQGESDTIEHEDAKLYKIRLERLFTHLRSDLQLPALPVIQVALASGQGPYVDVVRKAQFEVDLPNVKTVDAYGLPMEPDSLHLSTSAQVRLGEMLADTFLQSVPLLPVHVQSSACKTCQNFVLDTFLRPFR, from the exons ATGTTTGCCTTTCTTTGGCTAATGCTTCTAGCCTACGCCAGGTTGGTGAGCCCTGTGAATTCCAACAATGTATACTCTCCTCCTCCTTCACAAGTCCAGAGCATATTCCTGCTGGCCGGGCAAAGCAACATGTCCGGCAGAGGCGGCGTAATCAATCGCACCTGGGATGGTGTCATCCCATTTCAGTCCCAATCAAAAACACCAAGCATTCGCCGGCTGAGTGCCGTCCAGACTTGGGTGCAAGCTCAGGACCCCTTGCACAAGGATATAGATGTGAACAACACTTGTGGGGTTGGGCCGGGGATGGCGTTTGCAAATTCTGTTATGAGTAAGGACTCGAGTATTGGGGTCATTGGTTTGGTCCCTTGTGCCATTGGAGGTACAAAGATCAGTGAGTGGGGCCGTGGCAGAGAGCTGTACAACCGGCTGATTAGGAGGGCGGAGGGCGCCTTGCAAGGTGGCGGGATTATCAGAGCACTTCTGTGGTATCAAGGAGAAAGCGACACAATTGAGCATGAAGAtgccaaattatacaagatcaGGTTGGAGAGATTGTTCACCCATCTGCGTTCTGATCTACAGTTGCCTGCGCTTCCTGTGATCCAG GTGGCATTGGCATCAGGACAAGGACCATACGTGGATGTTGTGAGGAAAGCTCAGTTCGAGGTTGACCTCCCAAATGTGAAAACGGTGGATGCCTATGGGCTACCCATGGAGCCGGATTCCTTGCACCTCAGCACTTCAGCGCAGGTCCGGCTTGGGGAGATGTTGGCCGATACCTTTCTTCAGTCTGTGCCTCTGCTGCCCGTTCACGTTCAGAGTAGTGCCTGCAAAACAtgtcaaaattttgttttggacACTTTTCTTAGGCCATTTAGGTAA